A window from Solanum stenotomum isolate F172 chromosome 5, ASM1918654v1, whole genome shotgun sequence encodes these proteins:
- the LOC125864873 gene encoding caffeoyl-CoA O-methyltransferase 5 has protein sequence MAEKNGEVQEIKHQEVGHKSLLQSDALYQYILETSVYPREPESMKELREVTAKHPWNLMTTSADEGQFLNMLLKLINAKNTMEIGVYTGYSLLATALAIPEDGKILAMDINRENYEIGLPIIEKAGVSHKIDFREGPALPLLDQLLEDKNNHGTYDFIFVDADKDNYINYHKRIIELVKVGGLIGYDNTLWNGSVAAPADAPMRKYVRYYRDFVLELNKALAEDQRVEICMLPIGDGITLCRRII, from the exons aTGGCTGAGAAGAATGGTGAAGTACAAGAAATCAAACACCAAGAGGTTGGCCACAAGAGCCTTTTGCAAAGTGATGCTCTTTATCAG tatatacttGAGACCAGCGTATATCCCAGAGAGCCAGAATCCATGAAAGAACTTAGGGAGGTGACTGCTAAGCATCCATG GAATCTAATGACAACATCAGCAGATGAAGGTCAGTTCTTGAACATGTTGTTAAAATTGATAAATGCAAAAAACACCATGGAGATTGGAGTATACACTGGCTACTCCCTTCTTGCTACCGCCCTTGCTATCCCCGAAGACGGAAAG ATATTGGCAATGGACATTAACCGAGAAAATTACGAAATTGGCCTTCCCATAATCGAAAAGGCCGGTGTGTCACACAAGATTGATTTTAGAGAAGGCCCTGCTTTGCCTCTTCTTGATCAATTACTTGAAGAT AAAAACAATCATGGCACATATGATTTCATATTTGTGGATGCTGACAAGGACAACTACATCAACTATCACAAAAGGATTATAGAATTAGTGAAAGTTGGTGGTTTGATTGGGTACGACAACACCCTATGGAATGGCTCTGTGGCTGCACCAGCTGATGCACCGATGAGAAAATACGTAAGGTATTATAGAGACTTTGTATTGGAACTTAACAAAGCCTTAGCAGAAGATCAGAGGGTCGAGATTTGTATGCTTCCTATTGGTGATGGCATTACCCTGTGCCGCCGTATCATCTGA